The DNA sequence GTGGCCTtggaaaaagtttgggaactgGTCTAGTTTGTAGAATTTTTCAAAAATCTTTGCCGAGTGGAAAAGCTCGTCCTACCTTTAATTGCTGTTTAGTATCAGTCACGATGGATACACGTGACGTGGCAAGACTTTGAAACTCGCCGGGGCAGCCGGTAGCGGTAGCGGCTTCTTGGGATGTCACGAATGAGGAGCGAGGGTGTGTCCGTGTGGACTCCGTCAATGAACAGGTCGAGGTGGGCGGGGGTTTCCGCTTTTCCACGCCGGGCATGTCCCAACATATCTATTGACTGCGCGTTATCCGGTTAGGCAGAAGCCACAGTAGCAagagcagcaggagcaggaacAGCAGCGATGTAATCCACCCCCACGCGTGATGTGGATTTGACCGTCTCTGCTGCGATGTCTCtcacggcgcaagacgggctgtTGGAGAAACGCAGCGGCGGTCTCCTTCAGCTTTGGAAGAAGAAGCGCTGCGTCCTGACCGACGATGGCTTGCGGCTGCGCAACTGCAAGGGTCACGCCGCGTCCCACGCACCCTGCGTGGCGTGGAGCTCGGACTCCAGAGCCAAGGAGCTGCTCTTCGAACGCATGGTGACGGTGGACTGCGTGGAGTACAAGCGTGGCCTGGTGTACTTCACCGTGGTTATGAGCACCGGCAAGGAGATCGACTTTCGCTGTCCGCAGGACGGTACAGCGTGGAACGCGGAGATCGCCTTGGCTCTGGTCCGTTACAAGAACCTCCAAGCCGTGCAGACCGGGAGGAAGAGACTCATTTCCACTGCTCACCTGAGCGGCACCGAGGAGGATGACCAGATATCACAATTTGAGTGAAGTGGACGTACTTGTATTACCAAAAAGACAGGTAAAAAGAAGCACTGACTCAAGTCTTACTTaagtcatgtttttttatttcgtcTGCGACGGACGCCTAAAAATCTATTCTCGTGGTATTGCCAACGTTTTgaactaaataaatatattattcctatttcatgtttctcaaTCAATGATTCTATTAAGTTCTGCACTGTCCGCGTTTATCTGTCTTAATTATATTTAACGTTATGTCTTTGTG is a window from the Syngnathus scovelli strain Florida chromosome 2, RoL_Ssco_1.2, whole genome shotgun sequence genome containing:
- the phlda3 gene encoding pleckstrin homology-like domain family A member 3, translated to MSLTAQDGLLEKRSGGLLQLWKKKRCVLTDDGLRLRNCKGHAASHAPCVAWSSDSRAKELLFERMVTVDCVEYKRGLVYFTVVMSTGKEIDFRCPQDGTAWNAEIALALVRYKNLQAVQTGRKRLISTAHLSGTEEDDQISQFE